From Mucilaginibacter rubeus, a single genomic window includes:
- a CDS encoding DUF4134 domain-containing protein, whose protein sequence is MQQAKQDLSSTFFSAFDCCMVLACIFGLFGGLRVYHNWQMGKDRIDSAVAAWFFASFFMILSGPFLRALFGI, encoded by the coding sequence ATGCAGCAGGCTAAACAAGACCTGTCTTCCACCTTCTTTTCCGCCTTTGATTGCTGCATGGTTCTCGCCTGCATATTTGGACTATTCGGTGGACTTAGAGTTTACCATAACTGGCAAATGGGTAAGGATCGGATAGATTCGGCTGTTGCAGCCTGGTTTTTTGCATCTTTCTTTATGATCCTATCGGGTCCTTTTTTACGGGCATTGTTCGGAATCTGA
- a CDS encoding DUF4134 domain-containing protein — protein sequence MFSKTKKLWASAVLLALSVPVFAQSGVNGLNTATSTLKTYVAPVTNITLVIGGIVGIVGAIRVYSKWNSGDQDINKELMGWGGSCVFLVVSALVIKAFFGL from the coding sequence ATGTTTTCAAAAACAAAAAAGTTATGGGCTTCAGCCGTATTGCTGGCCCTTTCGGTTCCCGTATTTGCCCAAAGCGGCGTTAACGGTCTGAACACTGCAACCTCTACCTTAAAAACCTACGTAGCCCCAGTAACCAACATTACTTTGGTGATCGGCGGCATCGTTGGTATCGTCGGTGCCATCCGCGTCTATTCCAAGTGGAACAGCGGTGACCAGGATATCAATAAGGAATTAATGGGCTGGGGAGGTTCATGTGTCTTTCTCGTTGTTTCCGCATTGGTGATCAAAGCTTTCTTCGGCTTGTAA
- a CDS encoding plasmid transfer protein: MARKYPVYKGLQRPLIFKGFKGKFIYWGLASLLTGLVFGALTMSLVNMWLGAMVLIGFIVGGLLFTASKQKGGLHSKSRTSNIYILNHYGRKNLV, from the coding sequence ATGGCCAGGAAGTATCCTGTTTATAAGGGGCTGCAACGGCCCCTTATATTCAAAGGCTTCAAAGGCAAGTTCATTTACTGGGGTCTTGCTTCCCTTTTAACCGGACTTGTATTTGGAGCTTTAACCATGTCACTGGTCAATATGTGGCTTGGTGCCATGGTCTTGATCGGCTTTATTGTCGGCGGTCTGCTTTTTACCGCCAGCAAACAAAAAGGCGGCCTTCATTCCAAAAGCCGTACCTCAAACATTTACATCCTTAATCATTATGGCCGTAAAAACCTTGTTTAA
- a CDS encoding TraG family conjugative transposon ATPase translates to MAVKTLFNIPYAGVDKDGEYDLLIGLNGECSVVIQLVNPVIRYSAYPAGYEEFHHLLINVVKILGDGYLLQKQDIISRSPYKGPPSSEYLQKKYNAHFEGRECLQVATYLTITRQVKKGAFYVYDRRVLRDFRQAIGKVLDVLPSAKALIESQLNQLVLQMLSMDFGRSNIVLDNIAPSETEIRMGEKSLRCISLVNIDSIDLPPDVSTHIELNDKESMRGFPVDFMSFLFKVPGVDVIVYNQVIEIPNQIVTLRKLEQKKKRHSGIPDPANQLCVEDIDLLLNDVARESQLLVNCHFNILVAAPVAAIQKAVNFVESSLFQLGIIPSKNAYNQLELFRTALPGNGVELKEYDWFLTTCDAAICFFFKESLPKDEPSDFLIKFTDRQGIPVGMDPADLPMRTGRINNRNKFVLGPSGSGKSFFMNALIEQYMLYNMDMVIVDTGHSYSGLCSYYNGKYITYTDKNPITMNPFRITEAEYNIEKKDFLCTLIGVTWKGAEGTLSPVERDVIANVISAYYSTFFAENGDLSFNTFYEFALEKIPEIKTEERIVFDFDEFKYVLKKFYKGGEFARLLNEDTDKSLFTERFIVYEIDSIKENKTLFPLVTLTIMDVFIQKMRYRSNRRKALVVEEAWKAIASPLMAGYLLYLYKTVRKFWGEAIVVTQELGDIIGNVVVKDSIINNSDTICLLDQTKFKDNYNDIAALLSINETERRKIFTINQLDNTENRGRFKEVYIRRGAVGEVYGVEVSLQQYLTYTTEKPEKSAVESYTSRFGSYPDGLDAFIRDFKGSGKSLPAFISQVNQNQQP, encoded by the coding sequence ATGGCCGTAAAAACCTTGTTTAACATTCCCTATGCGGGAGTGGATAAAGATGGTGAATACGATTTACTCATCGGCCTCAACGGCGAATGTTCTGTTGTCATCCAATTGGTAAACCCTGTCATCCGTTATTCCGCTTACCCGGCAGGTTATGAGGAATTCCACCACCTGCTTATTAATGTTGTTAAAATCTTAGGCGACGGCTATCTTCTGCAAAAGCAGGACATCATCAGCCGCTCCCCCTATAAGGGCCCGCCTTCCAGTGAATACCTGCAAAAAAAATATAATGCCCATTTTGAGGGGCGGGAATGCCTGCAGGTTGCCACTTATTTAACGATCACGCGCCAGGTAAAAAAAGGCGCGTTTTATGTTTACGACAGACGTGTTCTTCGTGATTTCAGGCAGGCTATCGGAAAAGTCCTGGATGTACTGCCATCAGCAAAAGCACTTATTGAAAGCCAATTGAACCAATTGGTCTTACAAATGCTGAGTATGGATTTTGGCAGGTCCAATATTGTTCTTGATAACATTGCTCCCTCGGAAACCGAGATCAGGATGGGCGAAAAGTCGCTACGCTGTATCAGCCTGGTCAATATTGACAGTATTGATCTTCCGCCCGACGTTTCTACACACATTGAATTAAATGATAAGGAGAGCATGCGTGGGTTTCCCGTAGATTTCATGTCATTCCTCTTTAAGGTGCCCGGTGTGGATGTGATCGTTTATAACCAGGTCATTGAAATACCAAACCAGATAGTGACGCTCAGAAAACTGGAGCAAAAAAAGAAAAGACATTCCGGGATACCTGACCCTGCCAACCAATTATGCGTGGAGGATATTGATCTACTGCTGAATGATGTAGCCCGCGAAAGCCAGTTACTCGTTAATTGCCATTTTAATATCCTGGTGGCTGCTCCAGTTGCCGCCATTCAAAAGGCCGTCAATTTTGTGGAAAGCTCGCTCTTCCAGTTAGGGATCATCCCCAGTAAAAATGCCTACAACCAACTGGAACTTTTTCGTACCGCGCTGCCGGGGAACGGCGTAGAGTTAAAGGAATACGATTGGTTCCTGACTACCTGTGATGCAGCGATCTGCTTTTTCTTTAAAGAATCCCTGCCAAAGGATGAGCCTTCCGATTTTTTGATAAAGTTTACTGACCGGCAGGGTATCCCTGTAGGCATGGACCCGGCCGATCTGCCCATGCGGACGGGCCGCATCAATAACCGGAACAAGTTTGTACTCGGCCCCAGCGGTTCAGGTAAAAGCTTTTTTATGAATGCACTTATAGAGCAGTACATGCTCTATAACATGGATATGGTGATCGTGGATACCGGCCACTCTTATTCTGGCCTATGTTCTTACTACAATGGGAAATATATCACTTACACCGATAAAAACCCCATCACAATGAACCCGTTCCGTATCACCGAGGCGGAATATAACATAGAAAAGAAGGATTTCCTCTGTACACTGATCGGGGTAACCTGGAAGGGTGCCGAAGGAACGCTAAGCCCGGTGGAACGCGATGTAATCGCAAATGTGATCTCAGCCTACTACAGCACATTCTTTGCTGAAAATGGTGATTTAAGCTTCAATACCTTTTATGAATTCGCACTGGAAAAAATTCCGGAGATCAAGACCGAGGAAAGGATCGTGTTTGATTTTGACGAATTTAAATATGTCCTTAAAAAGTTTTACAAGGGGGGTGAGTTTGCCCGGTTACTGAATGAGGACACCGATAAATCATTGTTTACCGAGCGCTTTATTGTGTATGAAATTGATTCCATTAAGGAAAATAAGACGCTCTTTCCACTCGTCACACTCACCATTATGGACGTCTTTATCCAAAAAATGCGTTACCGGTCGAACAGGCGGAAAGCTTTAGTGGTCGAAGAAGCATGGAAAGCCATCGCAAGCCCGCTTATGGCAGGCTATCTTTTGTACCTCTACAAAACTGTACGGAAATTTTGGGGTGAAGCCATAGTCGTCACCCAGGAACTTGGTGACATCATCGGAAACGTTGTGGTTAAGGATAGTATCATTAATAATTCAGATACCATCTGCCTGCTGGACCAAACTAAATTTAAAGACAATTATAATGATATTGCCGCCTTGCTATCCATCAACGAAACGGAAAGGCGTAAGATATTTACCATTAACCAACTGGACAACACGGAAAATCGGGGTCGGTTTAAAGAGGTATATATCCGTCGCGGCGCTGTTGGCGAAGTTTACGGCGTAGAAGTGTCGTTGCAGCAATACCTTACTTATACTACAGAAAAACCGGAGAAATCGGCGGTGGAAAGTTACACCAGCCGTTTCGGTTCTTACCCGGATGGCCTGGATGCCTTTATCCGGGACTTTAAAGGCAGCGGTAAATCTTTACCTGCCTTTATTTCACAGGTTAATCAAAATCAGCAACCATGA
- a CDS encoding MT-A70 family methyltransferase, which yields MKYELFLICPPWKQYRAYKRSNKIMTDSIPPSTWRALRAFNFIETCLAELAFQEHVVLVWVTEKFTEECREYIGRLGYQYDTYLIWKRPKWKRGSTTEVFEYLMVFQKDGYKVPAIDFPDPLESPFTGMVKCKGQKPEDAYVLIEALYPTRAKVQIFGNCQRPGWDVFQRNDT from the coding sequence ATGAAATATGAATTATTCCTGATTTGTCCGCCCTGGAAACAATATAGGGCGTACAAAAGATCAAATAAGATCATGACCGACAGTATCCCTCCCAGTACGTGGCGGGCGCTCAGGGCCTTTAACTTTATAGAAACCTGTCTGGCCGAACTGGCTTTTCAGGAGCATGTCGTCCTGGTTTGGGTAACCGAAAAATTCACCGAAGAATGCCGTGAATATATAGGCCGCCTCGGATATCAGTATGACACTTACCTTATCTGGAAACGGCCAAAATGGAAACGCGGCAGCACAACGGAAGTTTTTGAGTACCTGATGGTATTCCAAAAGGACGGTTACAAAGTACCCGCAATTGATTTTCCAGACCCTTTGGAATCACCGTTTACAGGCATGGTTAAATGCAAGGGTCAAAAACCCGAAGACGCTTACGTCCTGATAGAAGCCTTATATCCCACACGGGCCAAGGTACAAATCTTTGGAAACTGCCAGCGCCCTGGCTGGGACGTGTTTCAGCGCAACGACACTTAA
- a CDS encoding plasmid transfer protein — protein MKRKIILAVLLCLCISAVFAQTTTNTDNTKTLQFLQGDGVYEAGVMVFLKGLKDSVWTHFGLFITDAKALAAIFMIIFFAIKSYEMMVGDKQLEIMPLLRPFGLAMVILWWGAFTKMIAFPTDLVTNQTEQMFNSEQTIVDNLRLNRSNLMLAVANSLYTYQAQTEVAEKESDTWYGQAWDSVTSTVKEGISSVVSPLLELKNRLTVGMQLLFTQLLELLGIWILRLAVYIIFMIQIIYSSILIILGPFAVAVSILPAFRDSFSTWIARFISVNLYSGIAYLIMYLTGLMQEYALTSEISKYKELVGENGLSANLEKMAWFAGNGILSFGTVIIVFLIGAICMFTVPSISTWIISTSGISSATSTFGRSAGTVVSMARKATGSFF, from the coding sequence ATGAAAAGGAAAATAATTTTAGCAGTACTGCTATGTTTATGTATATCCGCAGTATTTGCCCAAACAACAACCAATACCGACAATACCAAAACTTTGCAGTTTCTACAGGGCGACGGGGTTTATGAAGCCGGTGTAATGGTTTTTTTAAAAGGGCTTAAAGATTCCGTATGGACGCATTTCGGCCTGTTTATTACAGATGCTAAAGCACTTGCCGCCATATTTATGATCATCTTTTTTGCCATTAAATCATACGAAATGATGGTAGGTGACAAGCAATTGGAAATTATGCCGTTGTTACGGCCGTTCGGTTTGGCAATGGTTATATTATGGTGGGGCGCGTTCACTAAGATGATCGCATTCCCTACTGACCTGGTGACTAATCAAACGGAACAGATGTTTAACAGTGAGCAAACCATTGTTGATAATTTGCGGCTAAACAGGTCAAACCTGATGCTTGCTGTTGCCAATTCCCTATATACTTATCAGGCTCAAACCGAGGTCGCTGAAAAAGAAAGCGACACCTGGTATGGACAAGCCTGGGATTCGGTAACCAGTACCGTTAAGGAGGGTATCAGCAGCGTTGTTTCTCCGTTACTTGAATTAAAGAACCGGCTTACCGTGGGTATGCAATTGCTCTTTACACAACTGCTTGAACTATTGGGCATATGGATCTTACGTTTGGCCGTGTACATCATTTTTATGATACAGATCATTTACTCCTCTATTCTGATTATTCTTGGCCCTTTCGCTGTAGCCGTGAGCATCCTGCCGGCATTCCGCGATAGCTTCAGCACCTGGATCGCCCGTTTTATTTCGGTTAACCTTTATAGCGGGATAGCTTACCTGATCATGTATCTTACCGGGCTAATGCAGGAATATGCCTTAACTTCAGAAATCAGCAAGTACAAGGAGCTGGTTGGTGAAAATGGATTGAGTGCCAATCTCGAAAAGATGGCCTGGTTTGCCGGTAATGGCATCTTATCCTTCGGTACGGTAATTATTGTATTTCTGATTGGCGCTATCTGCATGTTCACCGTGCCCAGTATCTCTACCTGGATCATCTCGACCTCCGGTATCAGTTCTGCTACCTCCACTTTTGGCCGCAGCGCAGGTACCGTGGTAAGTATGGCCAGGAAAGCAACCGGCAGCTTCTTTTAA
- the traK gene encoding conjugative transposon protein TraK gives MIIKNIEAKIRLATFIAAGSLLTSLIIVGINCLYAYKMVSNAQKSIYILDNNIPILARQTDVQMNRPAEYRADVDLFHSLFFSLTPDDNYMEYQMKKAMYLVDQSGMEQYNNLKENGFFNSILSSSSVLTLQTDSIWVDFPKHYFRYYGKLKIDRRSSTVVRSLITEGYLKDIPRSDNNPHGVLITNWKTLENKDLQDVEKNTF, from the coding sequence ATGATCATAAAAAATATAGAAGCCAAAATAAGGTTAGCCACTTTCATTGCAGCCGGTAGCCTGCTGACTTCGCTCATCATTGTCGGTATAAATTGTCTTTATGCCTACAAAATGGTTTCCAATGCACAGAAAAGTATTTATATCCTGGATAATAATATCCCGATTCTTGCCCGCCAAACCGATGTGCAAATGAACCGCCCCGCTGAATACAGGGCGGATGTTGACCTTTTTCATTCCCTTTTCTTTTCCTTAACCCCGGATGATAATTACATGGAATACCAAATGAAAAAGGCCATGTATCTCGTCGATCAATCCGGGATGGAGCAATACAATAATTTGAAGGAAAATGGTTTTTTTAACTCTATCCTTTCTTCAAGTTCAGTACTAACCCTGCAAACAGATTCCATTTGGGTGGATTTTCCTAAACATTATTTCCGCTATTACGGCAAACTTAAAATTGACCGCCGCAGCTCTACGGTGGTCCGTTCCCTGATAACGGAGGGGTACCTGAAGGATATCCCGCGAAGTGATAATAACCCGCACGGAGTCCTGATCACCAATTGGAAAACCCTTGAAAATAAAGACCTGCAAGATGTGGAAAAGAATACATTCTAA
- the traM gene encoding conjugative transposon protein TraM: protein MEINFKQPKYMLPLILLPFLCLFFYVWHSGFSKPKQAVSEKVGLNGSVGNVSADVRKKQLTDKLDAYRSTYKEADGLTAVNVIPRENSSNPAFNNDYSDQQKKKLDSIQQAMKLKFGTGNSTGVRQEQPTGLSHDQQVAKAIEAMQHRQANPSHPVVAVTKEKDPMEVFKAQMAIMDSINKGNDPAYKDELKKKQAADKVAKLKQSQVKLSVEKADAISTDFNTVLPDKEPAFISAVIDENVTGYAGSRLRLKLLEDIKAGNSLIKKGTYLFALVSGFTEQRVTLSVTSILYDGKILPVKLDIYDMDGLPGLYVPSSAFRDFTKDLGSNSVQGVTIDGSSGNSQFIMSSLDKVFQSTSSAIADLIRKNKAKLKYNSYLYLIDTDALQNAQKSY from the coding sequence ATGGAAATTAATTTTAAGCAGCCTAAATATATGCTGCCGCTCATCCTGTTGCCCTTTTTATGTCTTTTCTTTTATGTCTGGCATAGCGGGTTTTCCAAACCAAAGCAGGCAGTTAGCGAAAAAGTCGGCTTGAATGGTTCTGTGGGTAACGTTTCAGCGGATGTCCGAAAGAAACAATTGACGGATAAGCTCGACGCCTACAGGAGCACCTACAAAGAGGCCGATGGCTTAACAGCCGTAAATGTGATCCCTCGTGAAAATTCAAGTAACCCCGCTTTTAACAATGACTATTCTGATCAGCAAAAGAAAAAGCTGGATTCTATTCAGCAAGCCATGAAGCTAAAGTTCGGTACAGGTAATTCTACGGGTGTGAGGCAAGAACAACCAACAGGCTTATCACATGACCAGCAGGTTGCCAAAGCAATTGAAGCAATGCAACACAGGCAGGCTAATCCCTCGCATCCGGTTGTTGCTGTAACGAAGGAAAAAGATCCGATGGAAGTTTTCAAAGCACAAATGGCCATCATGGATAGTATCAATAAAGGGAATGACCCGGCCTATAAAGATGAGTTAAAGAAAAAACAAGCTGCTGATAAAGTTGCCAAGCTAAAACAAAGCCAGGTCAAACTTTCGGTTGAAAAAGCTGATGCCATTTCCACGGACTTTAATACCGTTCTGCCGGATAAGGAGCCTGCTTTTATTAGTGCAGTGATCGACGAAAATGTGACCGGGTATGCAGGATCACGTTTACGGTTAAAACTGTTGGAAGATATTAAGGCAGGTAATAGCCTGATTAAAAAAGGCACTTACCTTTTCGCCCTGGTCAGCGGCTTTACAGAGCAGCGTGTTACGCTGTCGGTAACATCCATCCTGTATGACGGGAAGATCCTTCCTGTCAAATTGGATATCTATGATATGGATGGATTACCCGGCCTGTATGTACCATCATCTGCATTTCGTGACTTTACGAAAGATTTGGGTAGCAATTCCGTGCAGGGCGTAACCATAGATGGCAGTTCCGGTAATAGCCAGTTTATCATGAGCTCGCTGGATAAAGTATTTCAATCCACCTCATCAGCCATCGCCGACCTCATCCGCAAAAACAAGGCGAAGCTTAAATACAATTCCTACCTCTATCTGATCGACACCGACGCGTTGCAAAACGCCCAAAAGTCCTATTAA
- a CDS encoding DUF4138 domain-containing protein, which yields MKTILLYLLVLCAPSLYAQNKLPVVYLPENLTIHFVSPEPIQYVDISTKDLVGDLPLKNVLRLKLRDSLKSFLGSVVTVAGEKFIAQYKLLPGFPGVPTEINIVPEDMRPLDISGIGLSQNQLKGLALSLIAKSPDKRMEKVKAFGIKGQLNHVYTVGDYIFLDIGYHNKTNLKYDIADFRFKVDDKKVTKAANNQSVEVKPEFVLFSPPAFSKNYRNIFVFKKMSFPGNKVLHAELSEKQLSGRVVTLSISYQDILDADTLPN from the coding sequence ATGAAAACGATCTTATTATATCTATTGGTGCTATGCGCCCCATCACTTTACGCCCAGAATAAACTACCCGTAGTTTACCTCCCGGAAAACCTGACCATACATTTCGTTTCTCCCGAGCCTATACAATATGTAGATATTTCAACCAAAGACCTGGTTGGTGATTTACCGCTGAAAAATGTGCTGCGGTTAAAATTGCGCGATTCTCTAAAAAGCTTTTTAGGTTCCGTGGTTACTGTCGCGGGCGAAAAATTTATTGCGCAATACAAGCTATTGCCGGGTTTTCCGGGTGTTCCCACAGAAATCAATATCGTTCCCGAGGATATGAGGCCGCTGGATATTTCCGGAATCGGCCTATCTCAAAACCAATTAAAAGGTTTAGCACTCAGCCTGATTGCCAAAAGCCCTGATAAGCGCATGGAAAAGGTAAAAGCCTTTGGCATCAAAGGTCAATTAAACCATGTTTATACGGTTGGCGATTATATTTTCCTGGATATCGGCTATCATAATAAAACCAACCTGAAATACGACATTGCTGATTTCCGGTTCAAGGTGGATGATAAAAAAGTGACCAAGGCAGCCAATAACCAATCGGTGGAAGTTAAACCGGAGTTCGTGCTGTTTAGTCCACCCGCCTTCTCCAAAAATTACCGGAACATCTTTGTATTTAAAAAGATGTCATTCCCCGGGAATAAGGTGCTCCACGCCGAACTGAGCGAAAAGCAGCTTTCAGGCCGCGTCGTGACCCTGAGTATATCTTACCAGGACATACTGGATGCAGATACGCTCCCTAATTAA